A genomic segment from Pararge aegeria chromosome 15, ilParAegt1.1, whole genome shotgun sequence encodes:
- the LOC120630146 gene encoding LOW QUALITY PROTEIN: uncharacterized protein LOC120630146 (The sequence of the model RefSeq protein was modified relative to this genomic sequence to represent the inferred CDS: inserted 2 bases in 1 codon): MGLDIARHSSAEIDGDNFLGTVAQXDNEMEFHRYCIAVLTVAACASAIVGPVGNSSKLVIVTKADTYLDAYSKSRVDAENAKESVVIITAKDGEKKISNRDDNYNTGYDYTPSYSGSDSYSAPGSSYSGSSSYSPSTSYGTPVKFEPEVTYNSPPNTYGPPSSNYGPPSSSYGPPAQSYGPPSTSYGPPSHSYGPPAPIYGPPIHKPLAPVYGPPLKPSYGVPYTAPGLGFLDKLSLKLDILTIAKLLLKLLIFKKIVTMIAVVCMLLVIPKLISFKKDKNGGDTDEDERNFGAKNVVELTSAQQLLERAINVYGRQKRNCGVTCRVRRVLDDIYDFEPYFRTGSSASNEVR, from the exons ATGGGACTCGACATCGCTCGTCATTCGTCAGCCGAGATCGATGGAGACAACTTCCTCGGCACGGTAGCTCA GGATAACGAAATGGAATTTCATCGGTATTGCATCGCGGTTTTAACTGTGGCCGCGTGTGCTTCGGCCATCGTCGGCCCGGTCGGGAATAGTTCAAAACTCGTAATTGTCACAAAGGCCGATACATACCTCGATGCCTATTCGAAATCCCGTGTGGACGCAGAAAATGCCAAAGAAAGTGTTGTAATAATAACAGCCAAGGATGGAGAGAAGAAGATTTCAAATCGCGACGACAATTACAATACTGGCTATGATTACACGCCATCGTATTCGGGAAGTGACAGCTACAGCGCTCCTGGCTCAAGTTATTCGGGCTCATCGAGTTATTCACCATCGACTAGTTACGGAACACCAGTGAAATTTGAGCCGGAAGTAACATACAATTCTCCACCAAACACGTATGGACCACCTTCGTCTAATTACGGCCCACCTTCGTCAAGTTACGGCCCACCAGCCCAAAGCTATGGGCCACCTTCTACGAGCTATGGTCCGCCTTCGCATTCATATGGACCTCCGGCTCCTATTTACGGGCCACCAATTCACAAACCGCTGGCTCCTGTTTATGGGCCACCATTAAAGCCTTCCTACGGAGTTCCCTACACAGCCCCAGGCTTAGGATTTCTGGATAAATTGTCATTGAAATTAGATATTCTTACGATTGCGAAGCTTTTACTGAAGCTCCTTATATTCAAGAAGATCGTGACAATGATCGCTGTGGTGTGCATGCTACTCGTTATTCCTAAACTCATCTCTTTCAAGAAAGATAAGAATGGTGGTGATACTGATGAGGATGAACGCAATTTCGGCGCCAAAAATG TAGTGGAGTTGACATCAGCACAGCAGTTACTAGAGCGCGCGATTAACGTGTACGGACGCCAGAAACGCAACTGTGGAGTCACGTGTCGCGTGCGCAGAGTTCTGGACGACATCTACGACTTTGAACCATATTTCAG GACGGGATCGTCAGCATCTAACGAAGTTCGCTGA
- the LOC120629847 gene encoding protein FRA10AC1 gives MSARLRNLNPYELHKYLVNVYCLNAKGSTVLLKRDTSGDRTDLDVIRENHKFLWEEDEVADTWEKQLAKKYYDKLFKEYCICDLSRYKENKVALRWRVEQEVVLGKGQFQCGAKRCTSDQGLKSWEVNFAYVEDNEKKNALVKLRLCPECSEKLNYKSRKREVKRLKKSQKKKKRKGTDTDRELSESDHSETEASTVVPETEAKDPSTSNPASDSTVENESLWKKGVQEVEEKSREEEFADYLEDLLL, from the exons ATGTCGGCAAGGTTACGTAATCTTAATCCGTATGAGTTACATAAGTACCTagttaatgtttattgtttaaatgccAAAGGTTCTACTGTGTTACTTAAGCGGGACACCTCTGGAGACCGAACCGATCTTGACGTTATCAGGGAAAACCACAAGTTCTTGTGGGAAGAAGACGAAGTTGCCGACACATGGGAAAAGCAACTGGCTAAAAAATATTACGATAAACTTTTCAAAGAATATTGTATTTGCGACCTAAGcagatataaagaaaataaa GTAGCATTGAGATGGCGAGTTGAACAAGAAGTGGTGTTGGGTAAAGGACAGTTCCAATGCGGCGCTAAAAGGTGTACTAGCGACCAGGGTCTCAAGTCCTGGGAAGTGAACTTCGCCTACGTTGAAGATAATGAGAAGAAGAATGCACTTGTGAAATTGC GACTCTGCCCAGAATGCTCGGAAAAGTTAAATTACAAATCAAGAAAACGTGAAGTGAAACGGCTGAAAAAGAgccagaagaaaaagaagagaaaGGGTACAGATACAGATAGAGAGCTCAGTGAGAGTGATCATAGTGAGACCGAAGCATCGACAGTGGTGCCAGAAACCGAAGCTAAAGATCCTTCTACTTCAAATCCAGCTTCTGACTCTACAGTTGAGAATGAGTCTTTATGGAAGaaag gtGTTCAAGAAGTCGAAGAAAAATCTCGTGAAGAAGAGTTTGCAGATTATCTAGAGGATTTGTTATTGTGA
- the LOC120629846 gene encoding zinc finger protein 160-like: MQNNPQELSWQAIQAIVGVKLPPNVLRFDDIGFHLVNNSVSSAEDSDSDVEIVENGWESDNNVSSKPEHSDNEKTSPDRGQSESPVLRLVEPDNNNSGKELLDYRHFLVKMDTKRIAENEMPPTNNDDADNSNGNVMSIENYLEVTLSTDSEASHICSQCNQMFTSEQLLSSHQCNAKPTEEKKYPCHVCAEKFPSYWELRKHINSHFPGMLDSKSSFCHLCQKDYTKTGFMNHLRKHTGERPFVCELCHKAFSQSSSLSIHMKFHLNVRKHACTVCEKKFVTKSELSRHMTVHTKQKSYYCGVCDKAFTRSDNMKKHEKTHG, from the coding sequence ATGCAGAACAACCCCCAGGAGCTTTCATGGCAGGCGATTCAGGCTATTGTGGGGGTTAAACTCCCACCTAATGTGTTGCGTTTTGATGATATCGGCTTCCACTTAGTGAATAATTCGGTTTCGAGTGCAGAAGACTCAGATTCCGATGTGGAAATCGTCGAAAATGGTTGGGAATCTGACAACAACGTATCCTCGAAACCAGAACACTCGGATAACGAAAAGACGTCTCCCGACCGAGGGCAGAGCGAGTCGCCTGTCTTGCGTCTCGTGGAGCCCGACAATAACAATTCTGGAAAAGAATTACTAGACTATAGACACTTTTTAGTTAAAATGGACACCAAACGTATAGCTGAAAACGAAATGCCTCCAACAAACAACGACGACGCAGACAACTCCAATGGGAATGTCATGTCAATTGAGAATTATTTAGAGGTGACCTTATCTACCGACTCTGAGGCTAGTCATATATGTAGCCAATGTAACCAAATGTTTACCAGTGAGCAACTGTTGTCTTCACATCAGTGCAACGCCAAACCCACCGAAGAGAAGAAATACCCCTGTCATGTTTGTGCTGAAAAATTTCCCAGCTATTGGGAGCTCAGAAAACACATAAACAGTCACTTCCCAGGAATGCTAGACTCCAAGTCCAGTTTTTGTCATTTATGTCAGAAGGATTACACAAAAACAGGATTCATGAACCATTTACGGAAGCATACTGGCGAAAGGCCTTTTGTATGTGAGCTATGCCATAAAGCCTTCTCACAGTCAAGTTCATTGTCAATACACATGAAGTTTCATCTCAATGTCCGAAAGCATGCTTGCACAGTATGTGAAAAAAAGTTTGTAACGAAGAGTGAACTGTCCAGGCATATGACTGTTCATACAAAGCAAAAGTCATACTATTGTGGTGTGTGCGACAAGGCCTTTACACGGTCCGACAATatgaaaaaacatgaaaaaacgCATGGATAA
- the LOC120630091 gene encoding ribonuclease H2 subunit A, which produces MNSLQSLEEHIKTNINFSKFIINSEVPEICKSQPCMLGVDEAGRGPVLGPMVYGVAYCPLSQKDVLQSLGCADSKALTEEKRDDILLKMLTDENACNNVGWIAEVISPNYISNSMYRRAKHSLNEVSMDSAISLIKNVIEQGANIAEIYVDTVGPPEKYQAKLSDIFPDIKITVAKKADSIYPIVSAASIVAKVTRDHALKVWQFKEDIQMDHTQFGSGYPGDPLTKKFIREQIDNVFGYPLLVRFSWSTAELMLQEKAAKCTFEEIDEDGKKKPSTKSISMFFSPKNEKKRKRHKFFEERHLTVDNAFE; this is translated from the exons ATGAACTCATTACAATCTCTGGAGGAGcacattaaaacaaatattaattttagtaaatttataattaattctgAAGTGCCCGAAATTTGTAAATCCCAGCCATGTATGCTTGGAGTTGATGAGGCAGGTCGTGGTCCGGTTTTAG GTCCAATGGTATATGGTGTTGCTTACTGTCCATTAAGCCAAAAGGATGTACTGCAATCCCTTGGGTGTGCTGATTCAAAAGCTTTGACGGAAGAAAAACGTGATGACATTTTACTGAAAATGCTTACAGACGAAAATGCGTGCAATAATGTAGGATGGATTGCTGAAGTCATATCACCTAACTACATCTCCAATTCAATGTATAGAAGGGCCAAACACTCCTTGAACGAG GTTTCAATGGATTcagcaataagtttaatcaaaaATGTCATTGAACAAGGAGCCAATATTGCAGAGATTTATGTGGACACTGTTGGACCACCGGAGAAGTACCAGGCAAAGCTGAGCGATATCTTTCCTGATATAAAAATTACT GTAGCGAAAAAAGCTGATTCAATCTATCCTATAGTATCAGCAGCCAGTATAGTGGCAAAGGTGACCAGGGACCATGctctcaaagtatggcagttcaAGGAGGATATACAAATGGATCACACTCAGTTTGGCAGCGGATATCCAGGAG ATCCGCTAACAAAGAAATTCATACGAGAACAAATAGACAATGTGTTCGGATACCCATTACTCGTAAGATTCAGTTGGTCCACAGCAGAATTGATGCTCCAAGAGAAGGCTGCCAAATGCACTTTCGAAGAAATTGACGAGGACGGTAAGAAGAAACCAAGCACTAAATCCATAAGCATGTTCTTCTCTCCCAAAAACGAGAAGAAAAGAAAGAGGCACAAGTTCTTTGAGGAGAGACATTTAACTGTGGACAATGCTTTTGAGTAG